In the genome of Desulfuromonas sp. DDH964, one region contains:
- a CDS encoding nucleoside deaminase, whose amino-acid sequence MDPFLQAAIEEARQGLAEGGIPIGSVLVLDNKIIGRGHNRRVQRGSTVLHAEMDCLENAGRLKAADYRRCTLYSTLSPCDMCSGAVLLYGIPRVVIGENRTFQGPEDYLRARGVDLVLTGNLECQSLMEDFIKANPELWNEDIGE is encoded by the coding sequence ATGGACCCCTTCCTGCAGGCCGCTATCGAAGAAGCACGCCAAGGACTCGCCGAAGGGGGTATCCCGATCGGCTCGGTCCTGGTTCTCGACAACAAGATTATCGGGCGCGGTCACAACCGGCGGGTGCAACGCGGCAGCACAGTCCTGCACGCCGAAATGGATTGCCTGGAAAACGCCGGTCGCCTGAAAGCCGCCGACTACCGGCGCTGCACCCTCTATTCGACCCTTTCCCCCTGCGACATGTGCAGCGGCGCCGTCCTCCTCTACGGTATCCCCAGGGTAGTCATCGGCGAGAACCGGACCTTCCAGGGGCCGGAGGATTACCTGCGCGCGCGCGGGGTGGATCTGGTTCTGACGGGGAACCTTGAATGCCAGAGTCTGATGGAAGATTTCATTAAAGCCAATCCTGAGCTCTGGAATGAAGATATTGGGGAATAA
- a CDS encoding 4Fe-4S dicluster domain-containing protein codes for MKAATFSPTSRTPRVLPHCTGCGHCVAACRPHALSLETENPNGFGRKRARIDTARCSGCGECLPACPYQALIL; via the coding sequence ATGAAAGCAGCCACTTTCAGCCCGACCAGTCGCACCCCCCGGGTTCTCCCCCATTGCACCGGTTGCGGCCACTGCGTCGCCGCCTGCCGTCCCCATGCCCTGAGCCTGGAGACGGAGAATCCCAACGGTTTCGGCCGCAAACGGGCCCGGATCGACACCGCACGCTGCAGCGGCTGCGGCGAATGTCTCCCGGCCTGCCCTTACCAGGCCCTGATTTTGTGA
- a CDS encoding cysteine hydrolase family protein, which translates to MSQALLIIDIQNDYFEGGTMELVGSATATAQAGHLLRTFRQRGRPIFHVQHLAARPEATFFLPGTPGAQIHHEVAPQGDEPIFQKHYPNSFRDTGLLAALREQRIETLLVAGMMTHMCVDTTVRAAFDLGFSCTLAADACATRALDYGGVTVPAEQVQAAYLAALNAVFAKVLPVAEILP; encoded by the coding sequence ATGTCCCAGGCCCTCTTGATCATCGATATTCAGAATGACTACTTTGAAGGAGGTACCATGGAACTGGTCGGCAGCGCCACAGCGACGGCGCAGGCCGGGCACCTGCTGCGAACCTTCCGCCAGCGGGGGCGCCCCATCTTCCATGTCCAGCATCTTGCCGCCCGTCCTGAAGCGACCTTTTTTCTTCCCGGCACTCCCGGCGCCCAGATCCACCACGAGGTGGCGCCGCAGGGGGACGAACCGATCTTCCAAAAGCATTATCCCAACAGTTTTCGCGACACCGGGCTCCTCGCCGCGCTGCGGGAGCAGCGCATCGAAACCCTGCTGGTGGCGGGCATGATGACCCACATGTGCGTCGATACCACGGTGCGGGCCGCCTTTGATCTCGGCTTTTCCTGTACCCTGGCCGCCGACGCCTGCGCCACCAGGGCTCTCGACTACGGCGGGGTGACGGTCCCGGCGGAGCAGGTGCAGGCGGCCTATCTTGCCGCTCTGAACGCTGTCTTCGCCAAGGTTTTGCCAGTAGCGGAGATCCTCCCCTGA
- a CDS encoding fatty acid desaturase encodes MSFNPVLVVTRVEKPEWYRSTARFAERDTGIARRQLFTTLLPYLLLLALMVWTIKKGVPYALTLALGVIAGGLLVRIFILFHDCTHGSLLKSPRWNRNLGYLCGILAFTAFHDWRRSHAGHHITAGDLDRRGLGDITTMTVAEYCAAPPRQRLAYRLYRHPFVLLGIGPLYYFLLRNRYPSPGAKRIDFFSVIATNLALAAIIVVASLTIGFKTYLLVQLPVLMVAATGGVWLFYIQHQFQGVYWARHDAWDPWQVVMRGASYYPLPKLLQWCTGNIGFHHVHHMRPGIPNYHLQECYEAVPELQTVPPLSWRQSLGSLCLNLYDEEAGKMVSFRSLHNR; translated from the coding sequence ATGTCCTTCAATCCCGTCCTGGTCGTCACCCGGGTTGAGAAACCGGAATGGTACCGGTCGACGGCCCGCTTCGCAGAGCGTGATACCGGTATTGCCCGGCGGCAACTTTTTACCACCCTCCTGCCGTATCTCCTGCTGCTGGCCCTGATGGTGTGGACTATCAAAAAGGGGGTCCCCTATGCGCTTACTCTCGCCCTCGGGGTGATCGCCGGCGGCCTTCTGGTCCGAATCTTCATCCTCTTTCATGACTGTACCCACGGTTCCCTGCTTAAATCGCCGCGCTGGAACCGGAATCTGGGCTACCTCTGCGGCATCCTGGCCTTTACCGCCTTTCACGACTGGCGGCGCAGTCACGCCGGGCATCATATCACGGCCGGCGACCTCGACCGGCGCGGGCTGGGAGATATCACCACCATGACCGTGGCGGAATACTGCGCCGCGCCGCCACGGCAGCGTCTTGCCTACCGGCTCTACCGGCATCCCTTCGTTCTGCTCGGTATCGGCCCCCTCTACTACTTTCTGCTGCGCAACCGCTACCCCTCACCGGGCGCGAAGCGAATCGATTTTTTCAGCGTGATCGCCACCAACCTCGCCCTCGCCGCCATTATCGTCGTCGCCAGCCTGACCATCGGATTCAAAACCTACCTGCTGGTGCAGCTGCCGGTCCTGATGGTCGCCGCGACCGGAGGGGTCTGGCTCTTCTACATCCAGCACCAGTTCCAGGGGGTCTACTGGGCGCGTCATGACGCCTGGGACCCCTGGCAGGTCGTGATGCGGGGCGCCTCCTATTACCCGTTGCCGAAACTCCTGCAGTGGTGTACCGGCAATATCGGTTTCCACCATGTCCACCACATGCGCCCCGGCATTCCGAACTATCACCTGCAGGAATGTTACGAGGCTGTCCCCGAACTGCAAACCGTACCGCCCCTCTCCTGGCGCCAGAGTCTCGGTTCGCTGTGCCTCAACCTCTACGATGAAGAAGCGGGAAAGATGGTCAGCTTCCGGTCGTTGCACAACCGCTGA
- a CDS encoding pyridoxamine 5'-phosphate oxidase family protein has protein sequence MRRKDRELAVDAAMELLARGEYGVLSTTDIDGQPYGIPVSYAYRHPAIYIHCAPEGHKLDNLHFNPKVSFCVVGKTRVLPELFSTEYESVIAFGVAAEVAGAEREKALVWLLEKYSPQQITAGEAYIASTGHLAKVIKLEITALSGKARRA, from the coding sequence ATGCGCAGAAAGGATCGGGAATTGGCGGTGGATGCCGCAATGGAACTCCTCGCCCGGGGGGAATACGGGGTGCTGTCGACCACAGATATCGATGGCCAGCCCTATGGTATCCCGGTCAGCTACGCCTACCGCCATCCGGCCATCTACATCCACTGCGCACCGGAGGGGCACAAGCTCGACAACCTGCATTTCAACCCGAAGGTCTCCTTCTGCGTGGTCGGCAAGACCAGAGTACTGCCGGAGCTGTTCAGCACCGAATACGAGAGCGTCATCGCCTTCGGCGTTGCTGCCGAGGTGGCCGGCGCCGAGCGGGAGAAGGCCCTGGTCTGGTTGCTGGAAAAGTATTCGCCGCAGCAGATCACTGCGGGCGAGGCCTATATCGCCAGCACGGGGCACCTTGCCAAGGTGATCAAGCTGGAGATCACAGCGCTATCCGGCAAGGCGCGCCGCGCCTGA
- a CDS encoding dual specificity protein phosphatase family protein — MSPIQSCHRYWRLLGAFFLAALLLGVAPALAAPASPPISEHLKNFHRLDDRVYRSAQPDEAGFAELKSLGITHILNLREFHRDAAADITGLTFYRVPMAAGSITTEQVVEALRIIHQSEGPILVHCWHGSDRTGLVSAMYRIVFQGWDKEAAIRELTEGGYGFHAFWYGNIPRFIRDADIAAIRQAVLAPPDDNC, encoded by the coding sequence ATGTCCCCAATCCAATCTTGCCATCGCTATTGGAGATTACTTGGTGCGTTTTTTCTTGCCGCCCTACTGCTGGGCGTTGCGCCAGCTCTTGCGGCTCCCGCCAGCCCTCCCATCAGCGAACACCTGAAAAATTTCCACCGGCTCGATGACCGGGTATACCGCTCCGCCCAGCCGGACGAAGCGGGGTTTGCCGAACTCAAGTCCCTGGGAATCACCCATATCCTCAATCTTCGCGAATTCCATCGCGACGCCGCCGCCGACATCACCGGTCTCACCTTCTATCGGGTGCCGATGGCCGCCGGCTCGATCACCACCGAACAGGTCGTCGAGGCGCTGCGCATTATTCACCAGAGTGAAGGACCGATCCTGGTCCATTGCTGGCACGGCTCCGACCGCACCGGCCTGGTCAGCGCCATGTACCGGATTGTTTTCCAGGGCTGGGACAAGGAAGCCGCCATCCGGGAACTGACTGAGGGTGGCTACGGGTTCCACGCCTTCTGGTACGGGAATATCCCCAGGTTCATTCGTGACGCCGATATCGCGGCGATCCGGCAAGCGGTCCTGGCACCGCCGGACGACAACTGTTAG
- a CDS encoding DUF2157 domain-containing protein codes for MQEALNDLENAGILNREQAGLLRRIYSRELFSVHWELRLLLYAGILLLTTGLGLLIARHFASIGHLALLAAIALGCAGCFAYCFSRGGGFSTEKLSPPNAAYDYLLFLGCLLLGTLQGYLEIHYQLLAGRWGWWLLGSGLFYLLCAHYFDNRLVLTLALSTLGAWLGVKSSLLGGAMWEHILRGNGLLFGTLVITAGVAQHRLGWKRHFLPIHLHLGVNLLCAALVAGVGSRPQGSYYLAGLLLVGGGSACYAERSRNFAFLLYAVLYGYLGLTIFILSRTHWDLIGILAYFLVTAAALVSALVVFHRRFRSAE; via the coding sequence ATGCAAGAGGCACTGAACGATCTGGAGAACGCCGGCATCCTGAACCGGGAGCAGGCAGGGCTGCTGCGCCGGATCTACAGCCGCGAGCTCTTTTCCGTCCATTGGGAGCTGCGCCTGCTCCTCTACGCCGGCATCCTGCTGCTGACCACCGGCCTCGGCCTTTTGATCGCCAGGCACTTCGCGTCCATCGGCCACCTCGCCCTGCTCGCCGCCATCGCCCTCGGCTGCGCCGGCTGCTTCGCCTACTGTTTCAGCCGCGGCGGCGGGTTCTCGACAGAGAAGTTGTCGCCCCCCAATGCCGCCTACGACTACCTCCTTTTCCTCGGCTGCCTCCTCCTCGGCACCCTGCAGGGCTACCTGGAAATCCACTACCAGCTGCTGGCCGGGCGCTGGGGCTGGTGGCTGCTTGGCTCCGGGCTCTTCTACCTGCTCTGCGCCCACTACTTCGACAACCGCCTCGTCCTCACCCTCGCCCTTTCCACCCTCGGCGCCTGGCTCGGGGTCAAGTCCAGCCTGCTCGGCGGCGCCATGTGGGAGCATATCCTGCGCGGCAACGGCCTGCTCTTCGGCACCCTGGTGATCACCGCCGGCGTGGCCCAGCACCGGCTCGGCTGGAAGCGCCACTTCCTGCCGATCCACCTCCATCTCGGCGTCAACCTCCTCTGCGCCGCCCTCGTCGCCGGGGTCGGTTCCCGGCCGCAGGGGAGCTACTACCTCGCCGGGCTGCTCCTGGTCGGGGGCGGCAGCGCCTGCTACGCCGAGCGCAGCCGCAACTTCGCCTTTCTTCTCTACGCCGTTCTTTATGGCTACCTGGGGCTCACGATCTTTATCCTTTCCCGCACCCACTGGGACCTGATCGGCATCCTCGCCTACTTCCTGGTCACGGCCGCCGCCCTCGTTTCGGCCCTGGTCGTCTTTCACCGTCGCTTCCGGAGCGCCGAATGA